A window of Chryseobacterium shandongense genomic DNA:
TCATATATCAAAAATAATACTTTCCTCATTAATTTTTTTCACCACATTTTCCGTACGTTCCCGATGCGTATCGGTAATAAAAATCTGCCCGAAGTTTTCCTGATTTACCAACTCAATAAGTTGAGAAACCCTGTTGTCATCAAGCTTATCAAAAATATCATCCAGCAGCAGGATCGGCGTTTTTTTGGTGAGTTCTTTTACAAGGCTCATTTGTGCCAGTTTTAAGGAAATAAGGAAAGACTTTTGCTGTCCCTGCGATCCTATTTTTTTAATCAGAACAGAATCCATTTCAAAAAGAAGATCATCTTTATGGATACCTTTTGAAGTATAGGTAAGCATCCTGTCACGGTCCAGGCTTTCTTTTAATAAATCTTCAAATGAATTTTCCAGCAGATGGGATTCATAAATCACCGAAACATGTTCCATTCCTCCCGAAATAATCTGGTAAAAGCTCTGAACAATAGGATTAAGTTTTTCCACAAAATCTCTTCGCTTTTTGAAGATTTTGGTTCCGGTTCTGGTAATGGGATCATCATAAATTTCCAGGGAGTCTTTATCCCAAACCCGGTTTTTAGCGAAATATTTTAACAAAGCGTTTCTTTGCTGTATGGCTTTCTGATATTGGATGAGATCAAAAAGATATTCGGAATCAGTCTGCGAAATCATCGAATCCAGAAACTTCCTTCTGCTTTCTCCCGAATCTGAAATCAGGTTAGAATCGTAAGGAGAGATCATGACGCTGGGCAAATAGCCGATATGATCAGCCAGACGGTCGTAGCTTTTATCGTTCTTTTTGATAATCTTTTTGGCTTCTTTCGGCTGTGAAATTTTAATAACATCTTCACTGTCTTCATTGATAATTTCGGCATCGATCGTGAAAAAATCTTCGTCATGCCGGATATTATTCAGATCCGTATTTCCCAAAAAACTTTTTCCTACCGAAAGATAATGCAACGCATCCAGGATATTGGTTTTTCCTGCACCATTGTTTCCCACAAAACAGTTGATCTGTGGCGAAAACTCAAATTTCTTCTCAGAGTGGTTCTTGAAATTATACAGCGAAAGTTTCTTGATAATCATTCGTCAAAAATACTTTATTATTACTGAAAATAAAAAAGGAAGTGCAGAGCAGGTTTCCACTCCGAAAGAAAAATAAGCGTCATCCCTTTCATTCTCAGAAAAATAAATGAAAATATTGGTAATAATACCAGAAAGAAAAAAAGAAACC
This region includes:
- the recF gene encoding DNA replication/repair protein RecF (All proteins in this family for which functions are known are DNA-binding proteins that assist the filamentation of RecA onto DNA for the initiation of recombination or recombinational repair.); its protein translation is MIIKKLSLYNFKNHSEKKFEFSPQINCFVGNNGAGKTNILDALHYLSVGKSFLGNTDLNNIRHDEDFFTIDAEIINEDSEDVIKISQPKEAKKIIKKNDKSYDRLADHIGYLPSVMISPYDSNLISDSGESRRKFLDSMISQTDSEYLFDLIQYQKAIQQRNALLKYFAKNRVWDKDSLEIYDDPITRTGTKIFKKRRDFVEKLNPIVQSFYQIISGGMEHVSVIYESHLLENSFEDLLKESLDRDRMLTYTSKGIHKDDLLFEMDSVLIKKIGSQGQQKSFLISLKLAQMSLVKELTKKTPILLLDDIFDKLDDNRVSQLIELVNQENFGQIFITDTHRERTENVVKKINEESIIFDI